The genomic window AAATGCTGATCTTTGAGCCGGGGTTCAGTATGGCGCAACAGGTAACGGATATTTCCGGGCGGGGTGTGGGAATGGATGCCGTCAAGGCAGTCATCGAGTCCTTAAATGGCGACGTAGAAGTAGAGTCTGCCTTGGGACGGGGAACTTCCTTCCGACTTCGATTACCCCTTACTCTGGCGATTATTCGAGCTCTATTGACCGTCGTCGATGGTGACGTCATTGCTGTGCCGATTCAATCCATCCGTGAGAATCTCATTGTTAGCGAAGAAGAGATCAAAAGGGTGCATGGTCAGCCGATGATTACCCTGCGGGATGAGATTCTCCCGCTAATTGATTTAGGGTGCTGGTTAGGATACACCACCGAGCCTAGAGGTGGCTCCCGCCCGGTGATCGTAGTTGAGGTTGGAGAGGCGAAGGTCGGGTTGGTGGTGGATGAGTTGGTAGGTCAGCAGGAGATTGTAATCAAAGCCCTCAACTCTGGCTTGGGAGAGGTGCGGGGGATTGCAGGAGCAACGGTGCTTGGTAATGGTAGAGTGGCACTAATTCTCGAGGCTTCAGCTGTCTTAAGATCAATGTAGGTAGGAGGATCGCAATGGCAAAGAGAGTGCTGATAGTTGATGATACAGCCTTTATGAGGATGAGTTTGCGCAATGTACTTGAAAAAAATGGATACGAAGTCGTTGATGAGGCAGCTAATGGGGAAGAAGCAGTTGAAAAATACCTAGTGACTAAGCCCGATGTTGTCACCATGGATATTACCATGCCCAAGAAGGATGGGATTACGGCCATCAAGGAGATTATGGCCCTTGATCCCAACGCCAGAATTGTTGTCTGCAGCGCAATGGGACAGAAGCCCATGGTGATCGAGGCGCTGAGTGCTGGGGCTAAGGATTTCTTGGTTAAGCCCTTCCAGCCTGAAAGGGTTATTGACGCGTTAGATAAGGTGGCTAACTGACGGAGGAGATCGGGTTGCGACAGAAGAGGGAGCTTAGCCCTACCCAGATCGATCTATTGCGGGAGCTCAGTAACATCGGTGCTGGAAATGCCGCTACCGCATTGTCAACGCTGCTTGGCGATCAACGGTTAGAAATGACGGTTCCTGAAGTGCTGGTGTGCTCCTTGGCGGAGAGCATGGAGCTAATTGGGGGAGCAGAGTCCGTCGTAGTTGGGATTTATGTTTTGATGTCCGGCGATTCCAATGGTCGTGTGGCCTTTATTTTTCCAGAGAAATCGGCGCTGAAGATGCTGGAGTTTTTGGTGCCGGGTAAAGAACTCACTTTGGATAGTGTGGAGGTTTCAGCACTGCAAGAGGTGGGTAATATTGTCGTAAGCTCGTACCTCAATGCCTTGGCCAAGAGTACGGGACTGACTTTGATTCCGTCGGTCCCCGCCTTGGCTGTTGACGTTGCCGGGGCAATCTGGAGCACGATTTTGGCTGAGGCCGGAGTTGTCGATGATGTACCGGTGATCAAGACCACCTTTCAGCTGGGAGAACGGGCCTTTGACGGAGTGCTGATGATGATTCCAGAACCCGACTACTTCGAAGGGATCTTCAGCGCCCTACTGGATCAGGAGACCAGTACATGACGGAACTATTTGTGAATATTGGCGAGTTAAAGGTTCTTAGAGGGAAGGGAAAACTAATTGCCATTGGGCTGGGATCCTGTGTGGGGGTTGCCCTGATTGATGCGGAAGAACAGGTGGCGGGATTAGCTCACGTTTTCCTCCACACCAGTAACAATCGTCAGTCGGAAACCCAGCCGGGCAAGTTCGCGGATACAGCCATTGACGCGCTGCTGGAAGCGGTGCTAAGGCAGGGAGCCAAAAGGGAGCGGTTACAGGCGAAGATTGCCGGAGGGGCCTGTCTGTTTCCCTCAATTAGCGGGGCGACCACCTGCGTCGGCGAGCTAAATGTCCAGGCGGTGCTCAAACATCTCGGGAAGGCGGGCATTGTTCTGGCGGGTAAAGATGTTGGTGGATCCCTTGGGCGGAAAATGACCGTTGATGTCAGCGATGGTAGTGTGTTTGTCCAAACTATCGGGCAGGAACCTAGGCGGATGTAACCCACGCGAGGTAGCTAGAGCAGTCGGAGGGAGAATGTGAATAAGGCCAGGTCTCAAATGCATGGACAAGTTTCTTCGGATAAACTCCAGTCAAGCGAAGCAAGAACTCCAGCTAATATTGTAGTAGTCATTGGTAGCTCTACCGGTGGTCCAAAGGCACTAGAGGCTGTAGTGTCGTCAATTCCCGGAACGATTGCAGCGTCGCTCTTGATAGTTCAACACATGCCCCCAGGATTTACCAAATCCCTGGCGGAACGATTAGATCGGGTCAGTGAGCTGACCATCAAGGAAGCTGAGGAGGGGGACAGGCTGTACCCTGGGGTGGCATTAGTCGCGCCGGGTAGTTACCATTTGGAACTGGATAGTCTCAGGCGGGTGTGTTTGACTCAGTCTGCTCCGGTGAATTACGTCAGACCCTCAATCGATGTCACCATGGAGAGCGTAGTTAGTCATTTCCAACAGAACACCATTGGCGTCATTTTGACGGGAATGGGCCGGGATGGTGCCCACGGGATGGCGCTGATCAAAAGGGCCAACGGGATAACCATAGCTCAGGATCAGCAGACATCGACTATATATAGCATGCCGCGGATGGTAGCTGAAAACGGGGATGCCGATTACATTCTCCCTGTGAATCAAATTGGAGAGACCATCGGTGAACTAGCGGAGAGGCTGAAGGGCTGAACCCGCCGGCGGCATGGCTACCGGGAGAGTAGAGGCAGCCATGAGCATTGACTTTGAAACCTTCAAACTGAAATTTAAGAAGACCAGTGGATTGGATCTAAACCAATACAAGCAGCAACAGTTGCATCGCCGGATCAACCAGTGGCTGGCTCGGGTTGGGGCTCAAGGCTATGGCGAGTATCTCGCCAGGATGGAACGGGACAAACAGGAGCTAGAGAAGTTCCTCCAGTACCTGACCATCAACACCTCCCAATTTTACCGAGACGAACGAGTTTTTGATGCAATTCATACCAAAGTTCTTCCAGAGCTCCTGCAGCAATCCTACCGGTTGAAGATCTGGAGTGCGGGCAGCTCCGTTGGCGCCGAGATCTACACCATTGCGATTCTGCTGGAAGAATTGAGCCCCGGACGGCGCCATACGCTCTTGGGTACAGACTTCGACGAGCAAGCCTTAGCTCAGGCTAAGGCAGGAGTCTATGGACCCAATTATATGACCACGATGCCCAAGGGGTTGTTGGAGAAGTACTTTACCAAAGGAGCCGGGGATACCTA from Bacillota bacterium includes these protein-coding regions:
- a CDS encoding response regulator, with amino-acid sequence MAKRVLIVDDTAFMRMSLRNVLEKNGYEVVDEAANGEEAVEKYLVTKPDVVTMDITMPKKDGITAIKEIMALDPNARIVVCSAMGQKPMVIEALSAGAKDFLVKPFQPERVIDALDKVAN
- a CDS encoding protein-glutamate O-methyltransferase CheR, which produces MSIDFETFKLKFKKTSGLDLNQYKQQQLHRRINQWLARVGAQGYGEYLARMERDKQELEKFLQYLTINTSQFYRDERVFDAIHTKVLPELLQQSYRLKIWSAGSSVGAEIYTIAILLEELSPGRRHTLLGTDFDEQALAQAKAGVYGPNYMTTMPKGLLEKYFTKGAGDTYVLDEQIRKRVVFKQQDLLKGNFEGNFDLILCRNVFIYFTVEAQERLTAQFSQSLRPGGYFIVGSAESLHNAEKFDLVRREYCIYQKQ
- a CDS encoding chemotaxis protein CheB; its protein translation is MNKARSQMHGQVSSDKLQSSEARTPANIVVVIGSSTGGPKALEAVVSSIPGTIAASLLIVQHMPPGFTKSLAERLDRVSELTIKEAEEGDRLYPGVALVAPGSYHLELDSLRRVCLTQSAPVNYVRPSIDVTMESVVSHFQQNTIGVILTGMGRDGAHGMALIKRANGITIAQDQQTSTIYSMPRMVAENGDADYILPVNQIGETIGELAERLKG
- a CDS encoding chemotaxis protein CheC, translating into MRQKRELSPTQIDLLRELSNIGAGNAATALSTLLGDQRLEMTVPEVLVCSLAESMELIGGAESVVVGIYVLMSGDSNGRVAFIFPEKSALKMLEFLVPGKELTLDSVEVSALQEVGNIVVSSYLNALAKSTGLTLIPSVPALAVDVAGAIWSTILAEAGVVDDVPVIKTTFQLGERAFDGVLMMIPEPDYFEGIFSALLDQETST
- a CDS encoding chemotaxis protein CheD, with amino-acid sequence MTELFVNIGELKVLRGKGKLIAIGLGSCVGVALIDAEEQVAGLAHVFLHTSNNRQSETQPGKFADTAIDALLEAVLRQGAKRERLQAKIAGGACLFPSISGATTCVGELNVQAVLKHLGKAGIVLAGKDVGGSLGRKMTVDVSDGSVFVQTIGQEPRRM